In a genomic window of Methanogenium sp. S4BF:
- a CDS encoding antitoxin VapB family protein, whose amino-acid sequence MCIYTITGARIVDISDEAYERLFCLKGIPDMSIPEVTLKYTSPQKELSEILRGSGFNEERADMAEKPSGEIRLGA is encoded by the coding sequence ATGTGCATATACACAATCACGGGGGCGAGAATCGTTGATATATCAGATGAAGCGTATGAACGGTTGTTCTGTCTGAAGGGCATACCAGACATGAGTATCCCGGAAGTGACGCTGAAATATACCTCTCCCCAAAAGGAGCTCTCAGAGATTCTCCGGGGGTCTGGCTTCAATGAGGAACGTGCGGATATGGCAGAGAAGCCATCCGGTGAAATTCGGCTGGGGGCATGA
- a CDS encoding PHP domain-containing protein, whose protein sequence is MTPPEHIRLDMHVHSYYSSDASNSPKTIADGWKKYGILPIVCDHNSILGAEETYRLIREQSPDVPVILAEEILTSEGEIIGLFLNEEVPAYLTAAETLDIIRDQGAISIVPHPFCTYRSTAIRRDTLMELVGRIDIIEGYNARNVTLEANVLAQRLADEWMKPVSVGSDAHTPFELFSSYVGIEPFETPGELILNLLTAEVRYRKVHSSLHGISRLIKAERLAGGWNPVPGRAQ, encoded by the coding sequence ATGACTCCTCCGGAACACATCCGCCTGGATATGCACGTGCATTCATACTACTCGTCTGATGCCTCGAATAGTCCAAAGACAATTGCGGACGGCTGGAAAAAATATGGGATTCTTCCGATTGTCTGCGATCATAACAGCATCCTGGGTGCAGAGGAGACCTACCGCCTCATCAGGGAGCAGTCACCTGATGTGCCGGTCATCCTTGCTGAGGAAATTCTGACAAGCGAGGGAGAGATCATCGGCCTCTTTCTGAACGAGGAAGTCCCGGCCTATCTCACGGCAGCAGAGACCCTTGACATAATCCGGGATCAGGGGGCAATCTCGATTGTGCCCCATCCCTTCTGCACCTACCGGTCCACTGCCATCCGGCGTGATACGCTGATGGAGCTTGTCGGCCGCATCGATATTATTGAAGGATACAATGCACGCAATGTGACGCTGGAGGCAAATGTGCTCGCTCAGCGTCTCGCGGATGAATGGATGAAGCCTGTCTCGGTGGGTTCTGATGCCCATACACCGTTTGAGCTCTTCTCTTCCTATGTCGGGATTGAGCCGTTTGAAACGCCAGGTGAGCTCATCCTGAATCTATTGACAGCTGAAGTCAGGTACCGGAAGGTGCACTCTTCACTGCACGGGATATCCAGACTCATTAAGGCGGAGAGGCTGGCAGGTGGCTGGAATCCGGTTCCCGGCAGGGCTCAATAA
- a CDS encoding S-layer protein, giving the protein MRRTRLLPPCRAGGATKGIRRLVLCGILAGLFLCVLTGPVCGAGEAFVRSEPSLYATLSGTDEFVPGTDIRLDFVVENQGVDTEVLRELEYTVFTLNPTTALGTVAGLEVAGAPLSVQSEPYLIGDIPAGESRSFTAYAHVDENAPAGTCVLSVSADYHYAAAQHLLPSGEWQYTYEEKTVRLEVPVRIKGEVKPEILSLQAENLCPGQTGTITVSLKNAGYAKGTVAAAELTSLSGVFRLVDGGVFIGEFAPGAVTDVTFTAYVSDDASAGLYPEEVMIVYTDEHGEPQRSVSERTGVPVGAGASFAIVSGPVEIEPGETKAIRVMFRNTGDATAYDARARIVPGSPLSASVDTALLGDMAPNETKSADFTVKLASGSLEVPYGLNAEIKYRDARDTLILSDQIVQQVNGAAGNPVKDLLLNPVSLAVIVGIVLLAGYYLVTGRRKSR; this is encoded by the coding sequence GTGAGGCGCACTCGTCTCCTGCCACCGTGCCGGGCGGGCGGGGCAACCAAAGGAATCCGGCGGCTTGTCCTGTGCGGTATCCTTGCCGGGCTGTTTCTCTGTGTCCTCACCGGTCCGGTGTGCGGTGCCGGAGAGGCGTTTGTCCGGAGCGAACCTTCGCTCTATGCAACGCTTTCAGGAACCGATGAGTTCGTTCCGGGGACCGATATCCGGCTGGACTTTGTCGTTGAAAACCAGGGTGTGGATACGGAAGTCCTCCGGGAGCTGGAATACACGGTCTTCACCCTCAACCCGACCACCGCACTGGGCACGGTCGCAGGTCTTGAAGTTGCGGGTGCGCCTCTCTCGGTACAGTCAGAGCCCTATCTCATCGGTGACATCCCGGCGGGGGAGAGCCGGTCTTTTACGGCCTATGCCCATGTGGATGAGAATGCTCCGGCAGGCACCTGTGTGCTCTCTGTCAGTGCTGATTATCATTATGCGGCAGCCCAGCATCTGCTCCCGTCCGGGGAGTGGCAGTATACCTATGAGGAGAAGACCGTCCGGCTGGAGGTCCCGGTGAGGATCAAAGGAGAAGTGAAGCCGGAGATTCTCTCGCTTCAGGCAGAAAATCTCTGTCCCGGACAGACGGGGACCATCACGGTCTCCCTGAAGAATGCGGGGTATGCGAAGGGCACCGTCGCTGCTGCTGAACTAACGAGCCTTTCCGGCGTCTTCCGGCTGGTGGACGGGGGTGTATTCATCGGTGAATTCGCACCGGGTGCGGTGACGGACGTGACCTTTACGGCATATGTGAGTGATGATGCCAGTGCAGGCCTCTACCCGGAAGAGGTGATGATTGTCTACACCGATGAGCATGGTGAGCCGCAACGGTCGGTCTCTGAGAGAACAGGCGTTCCCGTGGGTGCAGGGGCATCCTTTGCCATCGTCTCCGGGCCTGTTGAAATTGAGCCCGGTGAGACGAAGGCTATCCGGGTGATGTTCAGGAATACCGGTGATGCAACGGCATATGACGCACGGGCACGGATTGTGCCGGGCTCACCCCTGAGCGCCTCGGTTGATACGGCGCTCCTCGGTGACATGGCGCCCAATGAGACGAAGAGCGCCGACTTCACGGTCAAACTTGCATCCGGCTCGCTTGAAGTACCATACGGCCTGAATGCCGAGATCAAATACCGGGATGCACGCGACACCCTGATTCTCTCTGATCAGATTGTGCAGCAGGTGAACGGGGCGGCCGGCAATCCGGTGAAAGATCTACTGCTGAATCCGGTTTCTCTTGCCGTGATTGTGGGTATTGTGCTGCTTGCGGGTTATTATCTGGTGACCGGCAGGCGGAAGAGCCGGTAA
- a CDS encoding LPXTG cell wall anchor domain-containing protein: MKSRYLFVTAGLLLLVLAVSPGLAGEKFFTDGPVISVSVSGSNQFSPDEDAELPLLVENRGLIDMKLVQLRYLTPDYLPNTARSVKVTLLPGNAPVTVKSDTQVLGILPSGIVEKASFDIHIPADAAAGTYAMTARVAYEYMQSYDQSGQDAITYHFATVTEDLPVTVVVTPSVILAITDVQSTDLNAGGEGYVTMAVTNTGTDDAAHFALYIEPGGNGPLTPVEANIYVGEFAAGETITPRVKVSVSQDADETQQYPLTVFGLYKDYEGMDAMTSPVLIGVNFLGKITFAAVSDPAAAKAGEDSLIHVTYRNTGAATAYQAQGRISVVDPFSGTDSNVYLGDLKPGESAEAVYRVQVDKAATIKKYSLDSEIRYNDALNNNYVSDTVKVIVDVQPADNTTMYLMAVLGVLIVAFGGFFLYRRKQQGGRQEP; this comes from the coding sequence ATGAAATCACGCTATCTCTTTGTGACTGCCGGTCTTCTCCTCCTGGTACTGGCAGTGTCACCGGGTCTTGCAGGGGAGAAATTTTTCACTGATGGCCCGGTCATCTCGGTCTCCGTATCCGGGAGCAATCAGTTCAGTCCGGACGAGGATGCAGAACTTCCCCTCCTTGTAGAAAACCGTGGGCTGATTGACATGAAACTGGTTCAGCTCCGGTATCTGACCCCGGATTATCTGCCGAATACGGCGCGGTCGGTGAAGGTGACCCTCCTGCCGGGAAACGCCCCCGTTACCGTGAAGTCCGATACGCAGGTGCTGGGCATCCTTCCGTCAGGGATCGTGGAAAAAGCATCCTTTGATATCCACATCCCGGCAGATGCCGCCGCCGGCACCTATGCCATGACAGCCCGGGTGGCGTATGAGTATATGCAGTCGTATGACCAGTCGGGGCAGGATGCCATCACATACCATTTTGCGACGGTCACCGAGGACCTTCCGGTGACCGTCGTCGTGACGCCATCTGTCATCCTTGCGATAACCGATGTGCAGTCCACTGACCTCAATGCCGGCGGCGAGGGGTATGTCACAATGGCGGTCACAAACACGGGCACCGATGATGCCGCCCATTTCGCCCTGTATATCGAGCCGGGCGGAAACGGGCCGCTTACTCCGGTCGAGGCCAACATCTATGTCGGTGAGTTCGCCGCCGGAGAGACGATCACCCCCCGCGTGAAGGTGTCGGTTTCACAGGATGCGGATGAGACGCAGCAGTATCCGCTGACCGTCTTTGGTCTGTATAAGGATTATGAAGGGATGGATGCGATGACGAGCCCGGTTCTTATCGGGGTGAATTTCCTGGGCAAAATCACGTTTGCTGCGGTGAGTGACCCTGCGGCGGCAAAGGCAGGGGAAGACAGCCTGATTCATGTGACCTACCGGAATACGGGTGCCGCGACTGCATACCAGGCACAGGGCAGAATCAGTGTCGTCGATCCCTTCTCCGGCACCGATTCCAATGTCTACCTCGGTGACCTGAAACCGGGTGAATCGGCAGAGGCGGTCTACCGTGTTCAGGTGGACAAGGCAGCGACCATCAAGAAATATTCGCTTGATTCTGAAATCCGCTACAACGACGCACTGAACAACAATTATGTCTCTGATACGGTGAAGGTCATCGTTGATGTTCAGCCAGCGGACAATACCACGATGTATCTCATGGCAGTCCTTGGTGTGCTGATTGTCGCATTCGGCGGGTTCTTTTTATACCGCCGGAAACAGCAGGGCGGAAGGCAGGAACCGTGA
- a CDS encoding hydrophobe/amphiphile efflux-3 (HAE3) family transporter — translation MRTITISIPSLYSSLAGTVYRHHRSVLAAMAILLFAGLFAATGIQFESSSDQYLDKSTPEGILYDQYNEQFVSDTYILLIQTADPADYTLLQDLRILEEEIRRLEYVTETNSLGDVLAEVNGGMMPQNPEITTEILSLLPADIKDTFIPDSQTGLLYVTIKQGISTDVSQTILPSLETLTDEADLPPGTVIDVTGATPYNAELQDDMVMSGVVLIVGALILMAIVLFILFSNMRHWFLPLIILAFGLVYTFALLSLLGVKINNGAIASFPILLGLGIDYAVQFHARFDEERREGASMEAATRDTLKNTGPAVLLAMLATTMGFLAMFISPVPMIKTFAVVSIIGVACCYFTALLGFPAFAALLGYIPKDGKPTLMMRAMNRYNHLLEGLVGRVSASAVPVLIIAVVIAFAGISLDPGIPIDTDTKSMAPPDLPAQIALDKVQDVRGSVTPFPLYIRGDDLKSIEAIQWIDAFSTRAVSEHDEITKADSIASLVRKQNNGVIPDDQGTLNAVLAEIPASKKDPYLEGDNEAVISFTTLILTIDEQNELKKQVEADVIWSEPPPHLEVYATGDFDLYTNLMDMIASSKEAMTNLGFVLIFLFLILAYRRIHAITPVVPIICIVGWNAVAMILIGLHYNPISACLGSMTIGVAAEYTILVMERFSEEKELAADPAEAIRTSVQKIGSAVTVSGLVTAGGFSALMLSVFPIVSSFGLSTVIAVLFSLIGAIVIMPAVLTLMVAVEKRLRNKKTDSMTGTSSGTR, via the coding sequence GTGCGCACCATCACAATCAGCATTCCTTCACTCTACAGCAGTCTTGCAGGGACCGTATACCGGCATCACAGATCTGTGCTTGCGGCCATGGCCATCCTCCTTTTTGCCGGACTCTTTGCTGCAACCGGCATCCAGTTTGAATCATCGTCAGACCAGTACCTGGACAAATCAACCCCTGAGGGGATACTCTACGACCAGTACAACGAACAGTTTGTCTCTGATACCTATATCCTCCTCATCCAGACGGCCGACCCTGCAGACTATACCCTCCTGCAGGACCTCCGGATACTCGAAGAAGAGATCAGACGCCTCGAATATGTCACCGAAACAAATTCGCTCGGCGATGTTCTGGCAGAAGTGAATGGTGGCATGATGCCGCAGAATCCGGAAATAACAACAGAAATACTCTCACTCCTGCCCGCAGACATCAAAGACACCTTCATCCCCGACAGCCAGACGGGACTCTTGTATGTCACCATCAAACAGGGCATATCAACCGACGTCTCACAGACCATCCTCCCCAGTCTGGAGACACTGACAGATGAAGCAGACCTCCCGCCCGGCACCGTTATCGATGTAACCGGCGCCACCCCCTATAATGCTGAACTGCAGGATGACATGGTCATGTCAGGAGTGGTCCTCATCGTGGGTGCGCTCATCCTGATGGCAATCGTGCTCTTCATCCTCTTCTCCAACATGCGCCACTGGTTCCTCCCGCTCATTATCCTCGCATTCGGCCTTGTATACACCTTCGCTCTGTTGAGCCTTCTGGGAGTGAAAATAAATAACGGCGCTATCGCATCGTTTCCCATTCTGCTCGGGCTGGGTATTGATTATGCGGTCCAGTTTCACGCACGGTTTGATGAAGAGCGGCGGGAAGGGGCCTCAATGGAGGCAGCCACCCGGGACACCCTGAAGAATACCGGGCCGGCCGTGCTGCTTGCCATGCTTGCAACCACAATGGGATTTCTCGCCATGTTCATCTCCCCGGTGCCGATGATAAAGACGTTTGCCGTCGTCTCCATCATCGGGGTCGCCTGCTGTTACTTCACAGCACTCCTCGGATTTCCCGCTTTTGCTGCACTCCTCGGATATATCCCGAAAGACGGGAAGCCGACACTGATGATGCGGGCCATGAACCGCTACAATCATCTGCTGGAAGGACTGGTCGGACGGGTATCTGCATCCGCGGTTCCTGTACTCATCATTGCCGTGGTGATTGCCTTCGCGGGCATCTCGCTCGACCCGGGCATTCCCATCGACACCGACACCAAGTCGATGGCGCCGCCTGACCTGCCGGCCCAGATTGCCCTCGACAAGGTGCAGGATGTACGGGGTTCTGTCACACCCTTCCCCCTTTATATCCGGGGGGATGACCTCAAAAGCATTGAAGCAATACAGTGGATTGATGCATTCAGCACACGGGCTGTCTCTGAACATGACGAGATCACCAAAGCGGACAGTATTGCGTCCCTCGTCAGAAAGCAGAACAACGGGGTAATACCCGATGACCAGGGCACCCTGAATGCCGTCCTTGCGGAAATTCCTGCATCCAAAAAAGACCCGTACCTGGAGGGCGACAACGAAGCGGTCATCTCATTTACCACCCTCATTCTCACCATCGATGAACAGAACGAATTAAAAAAGCAGGTCGAAGCAGATGTCATCTGGTCTGAACCCCCGCCGCACCTTGAAGTCTATGCGACCGGTGACTTTGACCTCTACACCAACCTGATGGATATGATCGCATCCAGCAAGGAGGCAATGACAAATCTCGGGTTTGTCCTGATATTCCTCTTTTTAATTCTTGCATACCGGAGAATCCATGCCATCACGCCGGTCGTTCCCATCATCTGCATCGTCGGCTGGAACGCCGTCGCCATGATCCTGATAGGCCTCCACTACAACCCAATCAGTGCCTGCCTCGGCTCAATGACCATCGGGGTTGCAGCAGAGTATACGATTCTTGTGATGGAGCGGTTCTCTGAGGAGAAGGAGCTTGCCGCGGACCCCGCTGAAGCCATCCGGACATCGGTGCAGAAAATAGGATCCGCTGTGACCGTCTCCGGCCTCGTAACGGCAGGCGGATTCTCCGCACTCATGCTCTCGGTCTTCCCCATCGTCTCCAGTTTCGGCCTTTCCACCGTGATTGCCGTCTTATTCTCACTGATAGGAGCAATCGTCATTATGCCAGCCGTCCTCACCCTGATGGTGGCGGTGGAAAAGCGGCTCAGAAACAAGAAGACAGACAGCATGACGGGCACCTCATCAGGCACCCGGTAA
- a CDS encoding HD domain-containing protein, whose translation MEKKKNTIQSVGDRDLIDDLFVISNAEIREGKRGQYITCTLSDATGTMACKIWGVNGLNGQVAEAYHAIREGMAHRIAGQASVYNGELQMSVNEGVDHLIGGPADHAPLDANDFVFSPADCTKNRAGLLRMAAGITRPGLRELVERVFASHDAFFFVPAARAKHHAYRGGLAEHTLEVVRYTEAFLTGAEGISADRDVAVAGALLHDVGKAVCFAEQGFSYSQLPIYSLLGHISPGISIIEQAAAETDVDGQDLSHLLHIVQTHHGPYGDPKPHTVEAWAVHQADNTSAILHEVASDVEDTGPGESRFGARSKAPVYRYPAPAGTAECQLPASEAKPTGRSDLSQWY comes from the coding sequence ATGGAGAAGAAGAAGAACACCATTCAGTCGGTCGGAGACCGGGATCTGATTGATGACCTCTTTGTCATCAGCAATGCTGAGATCCGGGAAGGCAAACGCGGGCAGTATATCACCTGCACACTCAGTGACGCGACCGGCACGATGGCATGCAAGATATGGGGCGTGAACGGGCTAAACGGGCAGGTGGCAGAGGCCTACCATGCCATCCGTGAGGGGATGGCTCACCGGATCGCCGGGCAGGCCTCTGTCTACAACGGCGAACTGCAGATGAGTGTGAACGAAGGCGTTGACCATCTGATCGGTGGTCCTGCAGATCATGCCCCGCTTGATGCCAATGACTTTGTCTTCTCGCCCGCTGACTGCACGAAGAACCGTGCCGGGCTTCTCCGGATGGCAGCAGGCATCACCCGTCCGGGGCTGCGTGAGCTGGTTGAGCGGGTCTTTGCCTCCCATGACGCCTTCTTTTTCGTTCCCGCTGCTCGCGCGAAGCACCATGCCTATCGCGGCGGGCTTGCCGAACACACGCTGGAGGTGGTCCGGTACACAGAGGCCTTCCTGACCGGTGCGGAAGGCATCTCTGCAGACCGGGATGTCGCAGTGGCAGGGGCGCTTCTCCATGATGTGGGAAAGGCCGTCTGTTTTGCAGAGCAGGGCTTCTCGTACTCCCAGCTTCCGATATACTCTCTCCTCGGGCATATCAGCCCGGGCATCTCCATCATTGAACAGGCGGCGGCTGAGACTGACGTGGACGGGCAGGACCTTAGCCACCTGCTTCATATTGTCCAGACCCACCACGGGCCCTACGGAGACCCGAAACCCCATACGGTTGAGGCATGGGCCGTCCACCAGGCCGACAATACGAGCGCCATTCTTCATGAAGTGGCCTCGGATGTGGAGGACACAGGGCCGGGAGAAAGCCGGTTTGGGGCACGGTCAAAGGCGCCGGTGTACCGGTATCCTGCGCCGGCGGGTACAGCTGAGTGCCAGCTTCCGGCATCCGAAGCAAAACCCACCGGGAGATCGGACCTCTCGCAGTGGTATTAA
- a CDS encoding glycosyltransferase — protein MTVREEDCTIVIPAYNEAGRIGGLLGGLAAYRGPVIVVSDGDDDTAGIVRAFALAHPSCRLECREYPERLGKGGGVAAGLMRAETPYAGFMDADGSTTVIEMRRLFSVLADVDGAIGSRWIEGACVPVRQSMGRQVQSRLFNLFVRLIFALPYHDTQCGAKVFRTPAVQAVLPSVRSQGFEFDVELLWQMKRQGYMVREVPIRWEDQPDSRVGSTTGIAMLKGLVQIRFGRRSNE, from the coding sequence ATGACGGTCAGGGAAGAGGACTGCACCATTGTCATTCCGGCCTACAATGAAGCGGGCAGGATTGGGGGATTACTGGGTGGGCTTGCAGCATACCGGGGGCCGGTCATCGTCGTCAGCGACGGCGATGACGATACCGCAGGTATTGTTCGAGCCTTTGCACTGGCTCATCCGTCCTGCCGGCTGGAGTGCCGTGAATATCCTGAGCGTCTGGGCAAAGGCGGGGGAGTTGCGGCCGGTCTGATGCGTGCAGAAACACCGTATGCCGGGTTTATGGATGCCGACGGGTCGACCACCGTCATCGAGATGCGGCGGCTCTTCTCCGTGCTTGCGGATGTGGACGGGGCTATCGGTTCACGCTGGATCGAGGGCGCCTGTGTGCCGGTGCGCCAGAGCATGGGACGGCAGGTGCAGAGCCGGCTGTTCAATCTCTTTGTCCGGCTCATCTTTGCCCTGCCGTATCATGACACCCAGTGCGGGGCAAAGGTATTCCGGACACCGGCAGTGCAGGCAGTCCTGCCGTCTGTCCGGTCACAGGGGTTTGAGTTTGACGTTGAACTCCTGTGGCAGATGAAACGGCAGGGGTATATGGTCCGGGAAGTGCCCATCCGCTGGGAGGACCAGCCGGATTCACGGGTCGGCAGTACGACCGGTATTGCCATGCTGAAAGGGCTTGTGCAGATCCGGTTTGGCCGCCGGTCAAACGAATAG
- a CDS encoding DJ-1/PfpI family protein, whose protein sequence is MKLLMVIAHEKFRDEEYLVPAQAFTEAGIAFDVATDKPGSCMGMLGETVEVSQSIKESDPALYDGIVIVGGAGSAEYLWPNTELRALVRTMYDDGKVVAAICLAPVVLAYAGILEGRQATVFKTRLSEKAFAEKGVTFTDIPVVVDDLIITANGPLAAAAFAEEVIEALSSCPE, encoded by the coding sequence ATGAAACTGCTCATGGTCATCGCACACGAAAAGTTCAGGGATGAGGAATATCTTGTCCCTGCGCAGGCCTTTACCGAAGCAGGCATTGCCTTTGATGTAGCCACCGACAAGCCGGGATCCTGCATGGGTATGCTGGGAGAAACGGTTGAGGTGTCGCAGTCCATCAAAGAAAGCGATCCCGCTCTCTATGATGGTATTGTTATAGTCGGCGGCGCCGGCTCTGCCGAATACCTCTGGCCGAACACTGAACTGCGTGCCCTTGTCCGGACGATGTATGACGACGGAAAAGTGGTGGCGGCGATCTGCCTTGCACCGGTTGTCCTCGCCTATGCCGGCATTCTTGAGGGGCGGCAGGCGACCGTCTTTAAGACCCGGCTCTCTGAGAAGGCATTTGCCGAGAAGGGTGTGACCTTCACTGACATTCCGGTCGTGGTGGATGACCTGATCATTACCGCGAACGGCCCGCTTGCTGCGGCTGCATTTGCAGAAGAGGTCATTGAAGCCCTCTCCTCCTGCCCGGAATGA
- a CDS encoding PaaI family thioesterase translates to MSYLEEISLKGRDANPFFRMMGIDIVSYGEGQAVLTMDVRPDMMNGDGWLQGGVYTALADEAMALALFTVLKGSEITATISESTSFYRGVQDGTIVAEGTVIRKGRKVAFTKGVVRRPGETGEVLAESSASFAVIAQQ, encoded by the coding sequence ATGAGCTACCTCGAAGAGATCTCCCTGAAAGGCCGGGACGCAAACCCCTTCTTCCGGATGATGGGGATTGATATCGTTTCCTACGGTGAGGGACAGGCAGTCCTCACGATGGACGTCCGGCCCGACATGATGAACGGCGACGGATGGCTGCAGGGCGGCGTCTATACCGCCCTTGCAGACGAGGCGATGGCTCTCGCCCTCTTCACCGTCCTGAAAGGAAGCGAGATCACCGCGACCATCAGTGAGTCCACGTCATTCTACCGGGGAGTGCAGGACGGGACCATTGTTGCGGAGGGCACCGTTATCCGGAAAGGCAGAAAAGTCGCCTTCACCAAAGGCGTGGTCAGGCGGCCGGGAGAAACAGGCGAGGTCCTTGCTGAGTCCTCTGCATCCTTTGCAGTGATCGCACAGCAGTAG
- a CDS encoding NfeD family protein, producing the protein MEVFALGWILISIGVILLLIEAFNPGFFLAVPGTTLIIIGAVSLLFPEIFSSTWIILIGIATALIAAGGSVWLYARITPDKAPSTISKDSLAGKTGIVTTAVVEDTIKGKVVIDNVDWSARSAGGSIAVGKKVRVVKSVGVHVVVEEI; encoded by the coding sequence ATGGAAGTATTCGCTCTTGGATGGATTCTGATCTCAATCGGAGTCATACTGCTCTTAATAGAGGCCTTCAACCCGGGGTTCTTCCTTGCAGTCCCCGGCACCACGCTCATCATCATCGGTGCCGTCTCATTGCTCTTCCCGGAGATCTTCAGTTCAACCTGGATCATTCTGATAGGCATCGCAACCGCCCTCATTGCCGCAGGCGGCAGTGTATGGTTGTATGCACGGATAACCCCGGACAAGGCCCCGTCCACGATCAGCAAGGACTCTCTTGCCGGAAAGACCGGGATTGTGACAACAGCCGTGGTGGAGGATACCATCAAAGGAAAGGTCGTCATCGACAATGTGGACTGGAGTGCACGGTCCGCAGGCGGCAGTATCGCTGTCGGAAAAAAAGTACGCGTCGTGAAATCCGTGGGGGTACACGTCGTGGTTGAGGAGATATAA
- a CDS encoding SPFH domain-containing protein has product MALLELGDTIFTIILVLAIILIFAKGVVIVQPYQQALEIRLGQYRGPLNPGFRWVIPFITDIIKIDLRTQVMDVPRQEVITKDNSPTNVDAIVYVRVIDPEKSAFEVSNFRMATVALAQTSLRGIIGDMELDEILYNRDLINTRLRDILDRETDQWGVKVERVEIKEVDPVGAVKQAMTEQTAAERERRAAILRADGEKRSAILTAEGKRQSMILEAEGDRQSRILRAEGDRKSRILQAQGEAQGLRILSLGSRALDRKAITVLSLDALKQMSDGQATKIIFPFELSGLIKQSAKFLGEEAEVLIDEDWKDVMLDESILGKSPAEENISDAAEYVKEIEKKIQTLEDPTTPVNLESSLKPPETPDTGKE; this is encoded by the coding sequence ATGGCATTATTGGAACTGGGTGACACCATATTCACCATCATTCTCGTGCTCGCAATCATCCTCATCTTTGCAAAAGGTGTCGTGATTGTGCAGCCGTACCAGCAGGCGCTTGAAATACGGCTGGGCCAGTACAGGGGCCCGCTGAACCCGGGATTCCGGTGGGTGATCCCCTTTATCACCGACATCATCAAGATTGACCTGAGAACACAGGTGATGGACGTCCCGCGTCAGGAGGTCATCACCAAGGACAACTCACCCACAAACGTGGACGCCATCGTCTACGTCCGGGTGATTGACCCGGAGAAGTCTGCATTTGAGGTATCCAACTTCCGGATGGCCACCGTGGCCCTCGCCCAGACCAGCCTGCGTGGCATCATCGGCGACATGGAACTCGATGAGATTCTCTATAACCGGGACCTGATAAACACCCGCCTGCGTGACATTCTCGACCGCGAGACCGACCAGTGGGGCGTAAAGGTCGAGCGCGTCGAAATAAAAGAGGTCGACCCGGTCGGAGCGGTCAAGCAGGCGATGACCGAACAGACGGCGGCAGAGCGTGAACGCCGTGCCGCAATCCTCCGCGCAGACGGTGAGAAGCGATCAGCCATTCTCACCGCGGAAGGGAAACGCCAGTCGATGATCCTCGAAGCAGAAGGCGACCGCCAGAGCAGGATTCTCCGGGCGGAAGGTGACCGGAAATCCCGGATACTGCAGGCGCAGGGTGAGGCGCAGGGTTTGCGCATCCTCTCCCTCGGGTCCCGGGCGCTGGACCGGAAGGCAATCACGGTGCTCTCCCTGGATGCCCTCAAACAGATGTCCGACGGTCAGGCAACGAAGATCATCTTCCCGTTCGAACTCTCAGGCCTCATCAAACAGAGTGCAAAGTTCCTCGGCGAAGAGGCAGAGGTGCTCATCGACGAGGACTGGAAGGATGTTATGCTGGACGAATCCATCCTCGGGAAGTCTCCGGCAGAAGAGAACATCAGTGACGCAGCAGAGTATGTGAAGGAGATCGAAAAGAAGATTCAGACGCTGGAAGACCCGACCACACCGGTGAATCTTGAATCATCCCTGAAACCGCCGGAAACTCCGGACACCGGCAAAGAATAA